In a genomic window of Mycolicibacillus parakoreensis:
- the lepB gene encoding signal peptidase I, producing the protein MTDAEHPFSESGPADPSEPDPAPDAGRGDADGEGGEGGEGGKKSALRETATLVVIAVAIYYVMLTFVARPYLIPSESMEPTLHGCAGCVGDRIMVDKITYRFGAPRPGDVVVFKGPPSWNVGYQSIRSDNTALRWLQNALSVVGFVPPDENDLVKRVIAVGGQTVQCRLDTGLTVDDRRLVEPYLDPATMGADPHEFPCLGTGGMNMEFGPLTVPPDRLWVMGDNRSHSADSRAHCYNAPEDLDARDPDKNVYCTGPQDPMVATVPVDNVIGKTRFIAWPPGRWGSVAATNPQQGT; encoded by the coding sequence GTGACCGACGCCGAGCACCCCTTCTCCGAGTCCGGTCCCGCCGATCCCTCCGAACCCGACCCGGCCCCGGACGCCGGCCGCGGCGACGCCGACGGCGAGGGCGGCGAGGGCGGCGAGGGCGGCAAGAAATCGGCGCTGCGCGAGACCGCCACCCTGGTGGTGATCGCGGTGGCCATCTACTACGTCATGTTGACGTTCGTGGCCCGGCCGTACCTGATCCCGTCGGAATCGATGGAACCCACCCTGCACGGCTGTGCCGGCTGTGTCGGGGATCGGATCATGGTCGACAAAATCACCTACCGGTTCGGTGCTCCGCGCCCCGGCGACGTGGTGGTGTTCAAGGGGCCGCCGTCGTGGAACGTCGGCTACCAGTCGATCCGGTCGGACAACACCGCACTGCGGTGGCTGCAGAACGCGCTCAGCGTGGTCGGGTTCGTGCCGCCGGACGAGAACGATCTGGTCAAAAGGGTCATCGCGGTGGGCGGGCAGACGGTGCAGTGCCGACTCGACACCGGCTTGACCGTGGACGACCGGCGGCTGGTGGAGCCGTACCTGGACCCCGCCACGATGGGCGCCGACCCGCACGAGTTCCCGTGCCTGGGCACCGGCGGGATGAACATGGAGTTCGGGCCGCTGACGGTCCCGCCGGACCGGTTGTGGGTGATGGGGGACAACCGCAGCCACTCGGCCGACTCGCGGGCCCACTGCTACAACGCCCCGGAGGATCTCGATGCCCGCGACCCCGACAAGAACGTCTACTGCACCGGTCCGCAGGATCCGATGGTGGCCACGGTTCCGGTCGACAACGTGATCGGCAAGACCCGGTTCATCGCCTGGCCGCCCGGCCGGTGGGGCTCGGTGGCCGCGACCAACCCGCAGCAGGGGACCTGA
- the rplS gene encoding 50S ribosomal protein L19 encodes MNTLDFVDKASLRDDIPVFGPGDTVNVHVKVIEGAKERIQVFKGAVIRRQGGGVRETFTVRKESYGVGVERTFPVHSPNIDHIEVVTRGDVRRAKLYYLRERRGKRAKIKERR; translated from the coding sequence ATGAACACGCTGGACTTCGTCGACAAGGCGTCGCTGCGCGACGACATCCCGGTTTTCGGGCCCGGCGACACCGTCAACGTGCACGTGAAGGTCATCGAGGGCGCCAAGGAGCGCATCCAGGTGTTCAAGGGCGCGGTCATCCGTCGGCAGGGCGGCGGGGTGCGCGAGACGTTCACCGTCCGCAAGGAGAGCTACGGGGTCGGCGTGGAGCGCACCTTCCCGGTGCACTCGCCCAACATCGACCACATCGAGGTGGTGACCCGCGGCGACGTGCGGCGCGCCAAGCTGTACTACCTGCGGGAGCGCCGCGGCAAGCGGGCCAAGATCAAGGAACGTCGCTGA
- a CDS encoding serine hydrolase, with translation MPARPPRPARLATIGFAAVLLGGCATGVAGVPPASPTQPRIHFVTPLATAVAPAPQVPFGLPNPALDGVGERIGEATDAAAARGATITVTVLDRSTGQLLSNGTATTMAIASVAKLFIADDVLHRGPLGAEDRAQLDAMLRSSDDDAAEDFWNRNGGDAITTRVANRYGLTATTPGFDGRWWNTISTAADLVRYYDMLLSGSGGLSLHQANIIVDNLAQSTPAGIDGYPQRFGIPDGLFAEPVAVKQGWMCCVGADWMHLSTGVIGPDRRYVMAIGSLQPGDDATARATITDAVATIFPTGRI, from the coding sequence ATGCCCGCACGGCCACCGCGACCGGCCCGCCTGGCGACGATCGGGTTCGCCGCGGTTCTGCTCGGTGGCTGTGCGACCGGCGTGGCTGGGGTGCCCCCGGCGAGCCCGACCCAGCCCCGGATCCACTTCGTCACCCCGCTGGCGACCGCGGTCGCCCCGGCGCCGCAGGTGCCGTTCGGGTTGCCCAACCCGGCCCTCGACGGTGTCGGTGAGCGGATCGGCGAGGCCACCGACGCCGCCGCGGCGCGGGGCGCCACGATCACGGTGACCGTGCTGGACCGCTCCACCGGCCAGCTTTTGTCCAACGGCACCGCCACCACGATGGCGATCGCCTCGGTGGCGAAGTTGTTCATCGCCGACGACGTGCTGCACCGCGGGCCGTTGGGCGCCGAGGACCGCGCCCAGCTCGACGCCATGCTGCGCTCCTCCGACGACGACGCCGCCGAGGATTTCTGGAACCGCAACGGCGGCGACGCGATCACCACCCGGGTCGCCAACCGCTACGGGTTGACCGCCACCACACCGGGTTTCGACGGCCGCTGGTGGAACACCATCAGCACCGCGGCCGATCTGGTGCGCTACTACGACATGCTGCTCAGCGGATCCGGGGGGCTGTCCCTGCACCAGGCCAACATCATCGTCGACAATCTCGCCCAGTCCACCCCGGCCGGGATCGACGGCTACCCGCAGCGGTTCGGCATTCCCGACGGCCTGTTCGCCGAACCGGTGGCGGTCAAGCAGGGGTGGATGTGCTGTGTCGGCGCCGATTGGATGCATCTGTCGACCGGGGTGATCGGCCCGGACCGTCGCTACGTGATGGCGATCGGGTCGTTGCAGCCCGGCGACGACGCCACCGCGCGGGCGACCATCACCGACGCGGTGGCCACGATCTTCCCCACCGGACGCATTTAA
- the trmD gene encoding tRNA (guanosine(37)-N1)-methyltransferase TrmD, translating to MRIDVVTIFPGYLEPLHQSLPGKAIHSGRVDLHVHDLRRWTQDVHRSVDDTPYGGGPGMVMKAPVWGAALDELCTPQTLLVIPSPAGELFTQTTARRWADESHLVFACGRYEGIDARVAEDAARRMRVAEVSIGDYVLAGGESAALVMIEAVLRLLPEVLGNPLSHHDDSHSPGRDGLLEGPGYTRPASWRGLEVPDVLLSGDHARIEAWRRQASRQRTRQRRPDLYRD from the coding sequence ATGCGCATCGACGTCGTCACGATCTTCCCCGGCTATCTCGAGCCACTGCATCAGTCATTGCCGGGCAAGGCGATTCACTCCGGACGGGTGGATCTACACGTGCACGATCTGCGCCGGTGGACCCAGGATGTGCACCGCTCGGTCGACGACACCCCGTACGGCGGCGGGCCGGGGATGGTGATGAAGGCCCCGGTGTGGGGGGCGGCCCTCGACGAACTGTGCACCCCGCAGACCCTGTTGGTCATCCCGAGCCCGGCCGGGGAGCTGTTCACCCAGACCACCGCGCGGCGATGGGCCGACGAGTCCCACCTGGTGTTCGCCTGCGGGCGCTACGAGGGCATCGACGCGCGGGTCGCCGAGGACGCCGCGCGACGGATGCGGGTCGCGGAGGTCTCCATCGGTGATTACGTGCTGGCCGGCGGGGAGTCGGCGGCGCTGGTGATGATCGAGGCGGTGCTGCGGCTGCTGCCGGAGGTGTTGGGCAACCCGTTGTCGCACCACGATGATTCGCACTCGCCGGGGCGCGACGGCCTGCTGGAGGGCCCCGGCTACACCCGGCCCGCCAGTTGGCGCGGGCTGGAGGTGCCCGACGTGCTGCTCTCCGGCGACCACGCCCGCATCGAGGCGTGGCGGCGGCAGGCCTCCCGGCAGCGCACCCGGCAGCGCCGTCCGGACCTGTACCGCGATTAA
- the rimM gene encoding ribosome maturation factor RimM (Essential for efficient processing of 16S rRNA), whose translation MEVVVGRVVKAHGVTGELVVEVRTDDPAGRFAVGRRLQAGHPRGGAARRDVVVEAVREHGARLLVRLGGVDDRDAAEALRGSLLLIDTAALPPIDDPDEYYDHQLIGLRVRTLAGVEVGTVTDVLHTAAGEVLTVRTGDERAEVLVPFVAAIVTGVRLEEGVLDIDPPDGLLDL comes from the coding sequence ATGGAGGTGGTGGTCGGCCGGGTCGTCAAGGCGCACGGCGTCACCGGCGAACTGGTGGTCGAGGTGCGCACCGACGATCCGGCGGGCCGGTTCGCCGTCGGGAGGCGCCTGCAGGCCGGCCATCCGCGGGGCGGGGCCGCCCGCCGTGACGTCGTCGTCGAGGCGGTACGCGAGCACGGTGCCCGACTGCTGGTGCGCCTCGGCGGGGTCGACGACCGCGACGCCGCCGAGGCGCTGCGCGGATCGCTGCTGCTGATCGACACCGCGGCGCTGCCCCCCATCGACGACCCCGACGAGTACTACGACCACCAGTTGATCGGTCTGCGGGTGCGCACCCTCGCCGGTGTCGAGGTCGGGACGGTCACCGATGTGCTGCACACCGCCGCCGGGGAGGTGCTCACGGTCCGCACCGGCGACGAGCGCGCCGAGGTGCTGGTGCCGTTCGTGGCCGCGATCGTCACCGGTGTGCGCCTTGAGGAGGGTGTGCTCGACATCGATCCGCCCGACGGGCTTTTGGACCTGTAG
- a CDS encoding RNA-binding protein: MSAVVVDAVDHLVRGIVDNPDDVHVDLLTNRRGRTVEVHVHPDDLGKVIGRGGRTATALRTLVAGIGGRGIRVDVVDTDR, encoded by the coding sequence ATGAGCGCAGTCGTCGTCGACGCCGTCGACCACCTGGTCCGCGGAATCGTCGACAACCCCGATGATGTTCACGTCGATTTGCTGACCAACCGGCGCGGCCGCACCGTCGAGGTCCACGTCCACCCCGACGACCTCGGCAAGGTCATCGGGCGCGGGGGGCGCACCGCCACCGCGCTGCGCACCCTGGTGGCCGGCATCGGGGGCCGCGGCATCCGCGTCGACGTGGTGGACACCGACCGGTAG
- the rpsP gene encoding 30S ribosomal protein S16: MAVKIKLTRLGKIRNPQYRIAVADARTRRDGRAIEIIGRYHPKEEPSLIEIDSERAQYWLSVGAQPTEPVLKLLKITGDWQKYKGLPGAEGTLKVKEPKTSKLDLFNAALAEAEGAPTTEAATPKKKKTAKADKADKAEQAEKAEKAADKTEDAADKPAETDAAEKTES; encoded by the coding sequence ATGGCTGTGAAAATCAAGCTCACCCGGCTGGGCAAGATCCGCAACCCCCAATACCGCATCGCCGTCGCCGACGCGCGCACCCGCCGCGACGGCCGCGCCATCGAGATCATCGGCCGCTACCACCCCAAGGAGGAGCCGAGCCTGATCGAGATCGACTCCGAGCGCGCCCAGTACTGGTTGTCGGTGGGGGCCCAGCCCACCGAGCCCGTGCTCAAACTGCTCAAGATCACCGGCGACTGGCAGAAGTACAAGGGCCTGCCCGGGGCCGAGGGCACCCTGAAGGTCAAGGAGCCCAAAACCAGCAAACTCGACCTGTTCAACGCGGCGTTGGCCGAGGCCGAAGGGGCGCCGACCACCGAGGCCGCCACCCCGAAGAAAAAGAAGACCGCCAAGGCCGACAAGGCCGACAAGGCCGAGCAGGCTGAGAAGGCTGAGAAGGCCGCCGACAAGACCGAGGACGCGGCGGACAAACCCGCCGAGACCGACGCGGCCGAGAAGACCGAGAGCTGA
- the mgtE gene encoding magnesium transporter, whose translation MQDWNREAVTKTIERGLDDRDLSAVTTSVRPLGSTEIVEVLERLDGTQRAVLYRLLSKEQALEVFEDLDASLQSDLLGGLQNDDVAALFAEMDPDDRVELLDELPAKVARRLMQGLPWREREMTASILGYPQGSIGRRMSPEFVAVRADSTAEVALSRVSAHLADAETVYILPVTDDHRTLVGVVSLRELMGAEPQTRIRDLMERAYPVRATDDAEDAARRCADLKALVLPVVDNESRLVGILTVDDALRILETAETEDQARAGGTEPLRQPYLTNPVRNLVRGRVVWLLVLAVGATLTVQVLSVFEATLSQAVALALFVPLLIGTGGNTGNQAATTVTRALALGDIGSRDIVKVVAREFRVGLSLGLLLGSVAFVLASIVYDLSLGAVLGLSLLSVCTMAATVGGSMPLLARAIRADPAVFSNPFISTFVDATGLLVYFLIAKLVLGV comes from the coding sequence ATGCAGGACTGGAACCGCGAGGCGGTGACGAAGACCATCGAGCGCGGCCTCGACGACCGTGATCTGTCGGCGGTGACCACCTCCGTGCGCCCCCTGGGATCCACGGAGATCGTCGAGGTGCTGGAGCGGCTGGACGGCACCCAACGCGCGGTGCTCTACCGGCTGCTCTCCAAGGAACAGGCGCTGGAGGTTTTCGAGGACCTCGACGCGAGCCTGCAAAGCGACCTGCTCGGGGGGCTGCAGAACGACGACGTCGCGGCACTGTTCGCCGAGATGGACCCCGACGACCGCGTCGAGCTGCTCGATGAGCTGCCCGCGAAGGTGGCGCGTCGGTTGATGCAGGGCCTGCCGTGGCGGGAACGTGAGATGACCGCCAGCATCCTGGGCTACCCGCAGGGGTCGATCGGTCGCCGTATGAGCCCGGAATTCGTTGCGGTGCGCGCTGATTCGACCGCTGAGGTGGCGTTGTCTCGGGTGTCGGCACATCTTGCCGACGCCGAGACGGTCTACATCCTTCCGGTCACCGACGACCACCGCACCCTGGTCGGGGTGGTCAGCCTGCGCGAGTTGATGGGCGCCGAGCCGCAGACCCGGATCCGGGATCTGATGGAGCGGGCCTATCCGGTCCGCGCCACCGACGACGCCGAGGACGCCGCGCGCCGCTGCGCCGACCTCAAGGCGCTGGTGCTGCCGGTGGTCGACAACGAATCGCGGCTGGTGGGCATCCTCACCGTCGACGACGCGCTGCGGATCCTGGAGACCGCCGAAACCGAGGACCAGGCGCGCGCCGGTGGTACCGAACCGCTGCGCCAGCCGTACCTGACCAACCCGGTGCGCAACCTGGTGCGCGGGCGGGTGGTGTGGCTGCTGGTGCTCGCCGTGGGGGCCACCCTGACCGTGCAGGTGCTGTCGGTGTTCGAGGCGACCCTGAGCCAGGCGGTGGCGTTGGCGCTGTTCGTGCCGCTGCTGATCGGCACCGGCGGCAACACCGGCAACCAGGCCGCGACCACCGTCACCCGCGCGCTGGCCCTCGGTGACATCGGGTCGCGCGACATCGTCAAGGTGGTGGCCCGCGAGTTCCGGGTCGGGCTGTCGTTGGGCCTGCTGCTGGGCAGCGTGGCGTTCGTGCTGGCGAGCATCGTCTACGACCTCTCGCTGGGCGCGGTGCTGGGACTGTCGCTGCTCAGCGTGTGCACCATGGCCGCCACCGTCGGCGGCAGCATGCCGCTGCTGGCGCGCGCCATCCGCGCCGACCCGGCGGTGTTCTCCAACCCGTTCATCTCCACCTTCGTCGACGCCACCGGGCTGTTGGTGTACTTCCTCATCGCCAAGCTGGTGCTGGGGGTGTAA
- a CDS encoding D-alanyl-D-alanine carboxypeptidase family protein, producing the protein MTVALTSPLASLGVAPAAWADTAVQPPGTAAIPDGPAPNWLIADLDSGQILAQRNGDAVRPPASTIKVLLALTALDEVPLDATVVASRADTDVECNCVGIVPGRSYSARQLLDAMLLASGNDAATTMADLLGGYDTAVAKMNAKAAALGATHTHAATPSGLDGPGGSGATTPRDLAVLFGAALANPVFAGIVAQPSASFPGADGPITLVNTNELLGRYPGALGGKTGFTNAAKKTYVGAAARDGRRLVVAMMYGLIHEGGPTYWDQAAALLDWGFAQGPQAAVGHL; encoded by the coding sequence CTGACCGTCGCGCTGACGAGTCCGCTAGCGAGCCTAGGCGTCGCGCCCGCGGCGTGGGCGGACACCGCGGTTCAGCCGCCGGGCACCGCGGCGATCCCCGACGGCCCCGCCCCCAATTGGCTCATCGCCGACCTCGACAGCGGGCAGATCCTCGCGCAGCGCAACGGCGACGCCGTGCGTCCGCCGGCCAGCACGATCAAGGTGCTGCTGGCGCTCACCGCCCTCGACGAGGTGCCGCTGGACGCCACCGTGGTGGCCTCCCGGGCCGACACCGACGTCGAGTGCAACTGCGTGGGAATCGTGCCCGGCCGCAGCTACAGCGCCCGTCAACTGCTCGACGCGATGCTGTTGGCCTCGGGCAACGACGCGGCCACCACGATGGCCGACCTGCTCGGCGGCTACGACACGGCGGTCGCCAAGATGAACGCCAAGGCCGCGGCGCTGGGCGCCACCCACACCCATGCCGCCACCCCGTCGGGGCTCGACGGGCCGGGCGGATCCGGGGCCACCACCCCGCGGGATCTGGCGGTGCTCTTCGGTGCGGCCCTGGCCAACCCGGTGTTCGCCGGGATCGTCGCGCAGCCCTCGGCGTCGTTTCCCGGCGCCGACGGCCCGATCACGCTGGTCAACACCAACGAGTTGCTGGGGCGCTATCCGGGCGCACTCGGCGGCAAGACCGGGTTCACCAACGCCGCCAAGAAAACCTATGTCGGCGCGGCGGCCCGCGACGGGCGGCGACTGGTCGTCGCGATGATGTACGGGTTGATCCACGAGGGCGGCCCCACCTACTGGGACCAGGCGGCGGCGCTGCTGGACTGGGGATTCGCCCAGGGGCCGCAGGCCGCGGTCGGCCACCTCTAG
- a CDS encoding amidohydrolase family protein — translation MVLHVRGRTLPEQTPVEFWIADGVLHTEPVAGAETVFDGGWILPGLVDAHCHIGIAYGGGAADAAELVRQAETERAAGVLLVRDAGVPVDTRHLDGRDDLPRILRAGRHLARTKRYLPGLGLDVDDESRLPAVVAEQARHGDGWVKLVGDWIDRTVGDLAPLWSDAALTAAIDAAHAEGARVTAHVFGEDALPGLINAGIDCIEHGTGLTDDLIDLMVARGTALVPTLINIDNFPGIADSAVRYPDYAAHMRALHRSCRPRIAAAREAGVPIYAGTDAGGMVRHGRIADEVAALGGVGMSPTEALGAACWGARRWLGQPGLEPGAPADLVCYSEDPRADAAVLRRPDRVILRGTLR, via the coding sequence GTGGTGTTGCATGTGCGCGGGCGGACGCTGCCCGAACAGACCCCGGTCGAATTCTGGATCGCCGACGGGGTGCTGCACACCGAGCCGGTGGCCGGTGCCGAGACCGTCTTCGACGGCGGGTGGATCCTGCCCGGACTCGTCGACGCGCACTGCCACATCGGCATCGCCTACGGCGGCGGCGCCGCCGACGCGGCCGAGCTGGTGCGCCAGGCCGAGACCGAGCGGGCGGCCGGGGTGCTGCTGGTGCGTGACGCCGGGGTGCCGGTGGACACCCGCCACCTCGACGGGCGCGACGACCTGCCCCGCATTCTGCGCGCCGGGCGGCATCTGGCCCGCACCAAACGCTATCTGCCCGGGCTGGGCCTCGACGTCGACGACGAGAGCCGCCTGCCCGCGGTGGTCGCCGAGCAGGCGCGCCACGGCGACGGCTGGGTGAAGCTGGTCGGGGACTGGATCGACCGCACGGTCGGGGATCTGGCCCCGCTCTGGTCCGACGCCGCCCTGACCGCCGCGATCGACGCCGCGCACGCCGAAGGGGCCCGGGTCACCGCCCACGTGTTCGGCGAAGACGCCCTGCCGGGGCTGATCAACGCCGGCATCGACTGCATCGAACACGGCACCGGGCTCACCGACGACCTCATCGACCTGATGGTCGCGCGGGGCACCGCGCTGGTGCCGACGCTGATCAACATCGACAACTTCCCCGGCATCGCCGACTCGGCCGTCCGATACCCCGACTACGCCGCCCACATGCGCGCGCTGCACCGCAGTTGCCGACCCCGCATCGCCGCCGCCCGGGAGGCCGGGGTCCCGATCTACGCCGGCACCGACGCCGGCGGCATGGTCCGCCACGGGCGCATCGCCGACGAGGTCGCCGCCCTCGGCGGGGTGGGGATGAGCCCCACCGAGGCGCTCGGTGCGGCCTGCTGGGGGGCGCGGCGCTGGCTGGGCCAGCCGGGCTTGGAGCCCGGCGCCCCGGCCGACCTGGTGTGCTACAGCGAGGACCCGCGTGCGGATGCGGCGGTGCTGCGCCGCCCGGACCGGGTCATCCTGCGCGGAACGCTGCGGTGA
- the ffh gene encoding signal recognition particle protein yields the protein MFESLSDRLTSALQGLRGKGRLTDADIDATAREIRLALLEADVSLPVVRAFIARIKDRAKGAEVSGALNPAQQVVKIVNEELIGILGGQARPLTFAKTGPTVIMLAGLQGAGKTTLAGKLAAWLRGQGHTPLLVACDLQRPGAVNQLQIVGERAGVAVFAPHPGTSAESAAADTAPGDPVAVAAAGLDEARSKHFDVVVVDTAGRLGIDEQMMAQAAAIRDAVDPDEVLFVLDAMVGQDAVATADAFREGVGFTGVVLTKLDGDARGGAALSVREVTGEPILFASTGEKLEDFDVFHPDRMASRILGMGDVLSLIEQAEQVFDAEQAEAAAAKIGTGELTLEDFLDQMLAIRKMGPIGNLLGMLPGAGQMKDALAAVDDSQLDRLQAIIRGMTPAERADPKIINASRRLRIANGSGVTVTEVNQLVDRFFEARKMMSSMMGGMGIPGVGRKSATRKSGKSKGGKGKKGKRRGPTPPKARGPLAGGVPGMPAGFPDLSQMPAGLDELPPGLADLDLSTLKFPGKK from the coding sequence GTGTTTGAATCGCTCTCCGACCGGTTGACGTCGGCCCTGCAGGGGCTGCGCGGCAAGGGCCGGCTCACCGACGCCGACATCGACGCCACCGCCCGCGAGATCCGGCTGGCGCTGCTGGAGGCCGACGTCTCCCTGCCGGTGGTGCGGGCGTTCATCGCCCGGATCAAGGACCGGGCCAAGGGCGCGGAGGTCTCCGGTGCGCTCAACCCCGCCCAGCAGGTCGTCAAGATCGTCAACGAGGAGCTCATCGGCATCCTCGGCGGGCAGGCCCGCCCGCTGACGTTCGCCAAGACCGGTCCGACGGTGATCATGCTCGCCGGTCTGCAGGGCGCCGGCAAGACCACGCTGGCGGGCAAGCTGGCCGCCTGGCTGCGGGGCCAGGGCCACACCCCGCTGCTGGTGGCCTGCGACCTGCAACGGCCCGGCGCGGTCAACCAGCTGCAGATCGTCGGGGAGCGCGCCGGTGTCGCGGTGTTCGCCCCGCACCCGGGCACCTCGGCGGAGTCCGCCGCCGCCGACACCGCCCCCGGCGACCCGGTGGCGGTGGCCGCCGCGGGCCTGGACGAGGCGAGAAGCAAACACTTCGACGTGGTGGTCGTCGACACCGCCGGCCGACTCGGGATCGACGAGCAGATGATGGCCCAGGCCGCCGCCATCCGCGACGCGGTCGACCCCGACGAGGTGCTGTTCGTCCTCGACGCCATGGTCGGCCAGGACGCGGTCGCCACCGCCGACGCGTTCCGCGAAGGGGTCGGATTCACCGGGGTGGTGCTGACCAAACTCGACGGCGACGCCCGCGGGGGTGCGGCGCTGTCGGTGCGCGAGGTGACCGGCGAGCCGATCCTGTTCGCCTCCACCGGGGAGAAGCTGGAGGACTTCGACGTCTTCCACCCCGACCGGATGGCCAGCCGCATCCTCGGGATGGGCGATGTGCTCAGCCTCATCGAGCAGGCCGAGCAGGTGTTCGACGCCGAGCAGGCCGAGGCCGCCGCCGCCAAGATCGGCACCGGTGAGCTGACCCTGGAGGACTTCCTCGACCAGATGCTGGCCATCCGCAAGATGGGCCCGATCGGCAATCTGCTGGGCATGCTGCCCGGCGCCGGGCAGATGAAGGACGCACTGGCCGCCGTCGACGACAGCCAACTGGACCGGCTGCAGGCGATCATCCGCGGCATGACCCCCGCCGAGCGGGCCGACCCGAAGATCATCAACGCCTCGCGCCGGCTGCGCATCGCCAACGGCTCCGGGGTCACCGTCACCGAGGTCAACCAGCTCGTCGACCGGTTCTTCGAGGCCCGCAAGATGATGTCGTCGATGATGGGCGGCATGGGCATCCCCGGCGTGGGCCGCAAGTCAGCGACCCGCAAGAGCGGGAAATCCAAAGGCGGCAAGGGCAAGAAGGGCAAACGCCGCGGCCCCACCCCGCCGAAGGCCCGGGGCCCGCTGGCCGGCGGCGTGCCCGGGATGCCGGCCGGGTTCCCGGATCTGTCGCAGATGCCGGCCGGTCTCGACGAGCTGCCGCCCGGGCTGGCCGACCTCGACCTGTCGACGTTGAAGTTCCCGGGCAAAAAGTAG
- a CDS encoding P-II family nitrogen regulator, whose translation MKLVTAIIKPTRLDQVKEALARLDVLGMTISEAHGYGRQQGLVEEYREPEDPAAADTPGFVPKLRVEIVVDAVVVDEAVEAIVEAARTGKIGDGKVWVTPVDTVVRVRTGERGIDAL comes from the coding sequence ATGAAGCTGGTGACCGCGATCATCAAGCCGACCCGGCTCGACCAGGTCAAAGAGGCCCTCGCGCGCCTCGACGTGCTGGGCATGACGATCAGTGAGGCCCACGGTTACGGCCGCCAGCAGGGGCTCGTCGAGGAGTACCGCGAACCCGAGGATCCCGCCGCCGCCGACACCCCGGGGTTCGTGCCGAAGCTGCGGGTGGAGATCGTCGTCGACGCCGTCGTCGTCGATGAGGCCGTCGAGGCGATCGTCGAGGCCGCCCGCACCGGCAAGATCGGCGACGGCAAGGTGTGGGTGACCCCGGTCGACACCGTGGTGCGGGTGCGCACCGGCGAGCGCGGCATCGACGCCTTGTAG